The genomic window AACCACTTCACCTTCTCGCGCGGATGGCGCCCGAAGTGGAAGGACCGCACCTCGGTGCCTTGGGGCCCGCTCAGGGCCACGAAGACGTGCCCGACCTCCTCTTCGGGGGTGTTGGCGCTCGGCCCGGCGTAGCCGGTGACGCCCACCCCGTAGGTGGCACCGGTGATCCGGTGGATTCCCTCGGCCATGGCGGTCGTGACCTCGGCGCTGACGTGGGTGTGGGTCTCGATGAAAGCGGGATCGATGCCGAGGAAGCGAACCTTCTCGCTGACGGCGTAGCTGATCACGCCGCCGAGGAAGTAGTCCGAGGATCCCCCCACGTCCGTCACGCGGCTCGCGAGCAGGCCGCCGGTGCACGATTCGGCCACCGCGAGGGTCGCCCCGCGCTCCCTGAGCATCTTGCCCACCACGCCAGGCAGGGTCTCATCGTCCGAGCCGAAGTACCACTCCTCGAGCCTGCGCCGGATCTCGGCCACCACCGGCTCGAGCAGCGCGTCAGCCTCGGTTGCGGTGTCGGCCTTGGCGGTCACCCGCAAGTGGACCTCGCCATTGCCGGCGTAGGGAGCCACCGTCGGGTTCTGGCCCCCGATGAGGTCGCCGACACGGTTGGCCGCATCGGCCTCGTCGATCCCCACGAACTTCATGAGCCGCGAGCGGATGCTGCCGTGCACGAGCTTCTCGAGCTCGGGGCGGGCCCAGGTCTCCCACATCTGGCTCAGCTCGTGCGGGACCCCGGGAAAGGTCATCAGGCGCTTGTCGCCGCGCACGAGGTAGACGCCCGCGGCGGTGCCCGCGGGGTTGCGGATGAGGGCCGCGGTCGAGGGGAACACGGCGAGCTTGTGCTCACTGGGCAGCAGCTTGCGCCCCTTCTCGGCGAAGGCCTTCTCGATGCGCGAGAGGATGTCGGGCCTGAGCTCCATGCGATCGCCCACGAACGCGGCGATCACCTCGTGGGTCAGATCGTCCGCGGTGGGGCCGAGGCCCCCCGTGCAGATCACGAGGTCCGCCCGGCTCCATGCGAGCTCGAGCGCGGCCTGGATGCGCCCCGGGTTGTCGCCCACCGAGGTGACGTAGTACAGGTCGACGCCGAGCCCGGCGAGCTCCTGGGCCAGGTAGGTCGCGTTGGTGTTGACGACCTGGCCGATGAGCAGCTCGGTCCCGATGTTGAGGATCTCCGCCTTCATCTAGTAGGTCCCGAAGGTCCGATCGCCCGCGTCCCCCAGGCCGGGCACGATGTAGCCCTTCTCGTTGAGCTTCTCGTCCACCGAGACCGTCAGGATGGGGACGTCGGGATGCTTCGCATGGACGTTCTGCACGCCCTCGGGGCTCGCGATGAGGCACAGGAACTTGATGCGCTGGACCCCGCGCTTCTTGAACAGCTCGATGGTCGAGACGGCCGACCCGCCCGTGGCGAGCATGGGGTCGATGATGAGGACGGTGGTCTCGGCGGGGTAGGACTCGGGGAGCTTGACGTAGTACTCGACCGGCTGGAGGGTCTTCTCGTTGCGGTAGAGACCGATGTGGCGGACCTCGGCCTCGGGCAAGAGCTCCATGGCGGGCTCCACCATCGCGAGGCCCGCGCGCAGGATCGGCGCGATCACGACCGGGCGATCGCCCAGGGTGCGACCGGGGGCGTTGACGCCCAGCGGGGTGGGGACCTGGATGGGGTCGGTCACGAGGTCGCGGGTGGCCTCGAGCACCAGGAACTTGGCCAGCTCGCGCGCGCGCTGGCGAAAGCGGACGACCGGCGTGTCCCTGTGCCGCAGGTCGGCCAGGGCGTGGTGGACGAGGGGGTGATCGAGGATGACGAGGTTGGTGTTGGCTTCGATCGCGAGATGGACCATGGATTCCTCCGACGCGGAGCCTGGACGTCGCTTGCGCCAGGCGTCGGATTCAATCCTACACCCAGATGCGGCGCGTCTGCCAGATGTATTCCAGTCCCGAGTAGGCGGTCATCACGATGGCCGCCCACCAGAGCCAGTCGCCCCAGGGCTGGACGCCCGCGATCAAGAGGGCGATCGCGACCATCTGGAGGGTGGTCTTGACCTTGCCCGTCCAGCTCGCCGCGAGGACCACGCCCGCGTTGATGGCCGCCGTGCGCAGGCCGGTGATGAGGAACTCGCGGGTCAAAACCAGCGTCACCGCCCAGGCCGAGACGACCCCGTGGCGGGCGAGCCCCACGATGGCAGCGGTCACGAGGACCTTGTCCACCAGGGGGTCCAAAAGGGCGCCCAGGTTGGTCCTCTGGTTGAAGCGGCGGGCGACGTAGCCGTCCACCCAGTCGGTCAACGACGCGACGATGAACAGCGCGAGCGCGACCCGGTGGGTGGGCGAAACCTCGAGGAAGTAGACGAAGAAGGGCACCAGGCCCAGCCTCAAGAGCGTGATGAGGTTCGCGACGGTCATGGGCTAGTGGTCGTCCCAGACGACTTCGCCGTGGAGGTCGTAGGGCTCGGCCTTGGTGATGCGGACGTTGACCAGGTCGCCGGGGAAGGCGGGGAAGGTGGTCGTCGCGTAGGTCGTGCCGTCGATCTCGGGGGCGTCGCGGTGGGTACGGCCCACCAGGCGCCCGGTCTCGACCTCGATGCCCTCGACCAGCATGGGGATGACCTTGCCGACCAGGCCCTCGTGGATTTCAAGGGTGACGGCCTGCTGGGCCTCCATCACCGCGTCGCGGCGCGCCTCCTTGATGGCGTCGGGCACCTGGTCGGGCATCTCGTGGCCGGCGGTGCCGATCTGGGGCGAGTAGGCGAAGGCGCCGACCCGGTCCAGCTTGAAGGTGCGGATGAAGTCCAGCATGTGCTGGAAGTGCTCCTCGGTCTCGCCGGGGAAGCCCGTGATGAAGGTGGTGCGGATGACCAGACCCGGCAGCTTCTCGCGCATGCGGTTGATGAGGGTCTCCACCGGCTCGTGGCGGGGCCGGCGCATGGCGCGAAGCATGTCCGGGTGGGAGTGCTGGAGGGGCATGTCGAGGTAGGGCACGACCTTGGGCAGGCGCGCCATGGTCTCGAGCAGCTCGTCGGACATGTAGTTGGGGTA from Pantanalinema sp. includes these protein-coding regions:
- the pgsA gene encoding CDP-diacylglycerol--glycerol-3-phosphate 3-phosphatidyltransferase; translation: MTVANLITLLRLGLVPFFVYFLEVSPTHRVALALFIVASLTDWVDGYVARRFNQRTNLGALLDPLVDKVLVTAAIVGLARHGVVSAWAVTLVLTREFLITGLRTAAINAGVVLAASWTGKVKTTLQMVAIALLIAGVQPWGDWLWWAAIVMTAYSGLEYIWQTRRIWV
- a CDS encoding competence/damage-inducible protein A codes for the protein MKAEILNIGTELLIGQVVNTNATYLAQELAGLGVDLYYVTSVGDNPGRIQAALELAWSRADLVICTGGLGPTADDLTHEVIAAFVGDRMELRPDILSRIEKAFAEKGRKLLPSEHKLAVFPSTAALIRNPAGTAAGVYLVRGDKRLMTFPGVPHELSQMWETWARPELEKLVHGSIRSRLMKFVGIDEADAANRVGDLIGGQNPTVAPYAGNGEVHLRVTAKADTATEADALLEPVVAEIRRRLEEWYFGSDDETLPGVVGKMLRERGATLAVAESCTGGLLASRVTDVGGSSDYFLGGVISYAVSEKVRFLGIDPAFIETHTHVSAEVTTAMAEGIHRITGATYGVGVTGYAGPSANTPEEEVGHVFVALSGPQGTEVRSFHFGRHPREKVKWFASQRALAMLFQSLKSAVAAG
- the upp gene encoding uracil phosphoribosyltransferase, with translation MVHLAIEANTNLVILDHPLVHHALADLRHRDTPVVRFRQRARELAKFLVLEATRDLVTDPIQVPTPLGVNAPGRTLGDRPVVIAPILRAGLAMVEPAMELLPEAEVRHIGLYRNEKTLQPVEYYVKLPESYPAETTVLIIDPMLATGGSAVSTIELFKKRGVQRIKFLCLIASPEGVQNVHAKHPDVPILTVSVDEKLNEKGYIVPGLGDAGDRTFGTY